Genomic window (Trichlorobacter lovleyi):
GCTGAAGCTTTTGGTCGTGTGGCCGTCTTTTGAGCGGTAGATGACCGTGCCGCTCTGTTCAATGTAGGTCATCCGCTCCTGCGAGAACTGGCAGCGGATGATGTAATGGGCCAGCTTCTCCAAGGCGTCGCGGTCATCAGCCGCTATCGGCTCGCAGATATGTACGTTGAAGCCGCTGTGATGCCAGGACATGAGCAGATCAATGTGCCACTGGGTGATGGCACCCTTATCCAGCAGCATCTTCAAGACCTTGTGCCGGAAGAGCTGTTCCAGTGCGTGGAAATCGTAATACGGAGTGATGTGGAAGATGCCATGCTCGTCAAAGGTGCCATCGGATATTATGATGTGGCAGTGAGGGTTGAAACCGAGGAAGTCGCCGAAGGTCTGGATGGAGCAGGCGCAGCCGGGCATGGAGTTGTCTGTGCCTGTCATGTACTCTCTCAGCGTCTCCCAGGCGGTGCGGCTTAGATCGGCAAGAAGTGTGCGATCAAACAGGAAACAGCGGCGGATCAGCTTGGGGATGGAGAAGACAATGTGACGATGTGGTACGGTGACGGCAAGATCATCGAGAAACCATTCGCCGAACTCCACCACCCGTTTCTGATGGCATGACGGGCAGAAGTGACGGCGCTTGCAGGAAAAAGCGACCAGATATTCGTGACCGCAGTCATCGCACTTCACACGGGCGAAACCATTGTGCAGACAGCCGCAGTCTAGGTAACGAAAGATCGTTAACCTGATTTCAGGTCTCAGATACCCGAAACGGGACTGATACCGCTCCTCGTGTACCCGCTCCAGCTCCTCGAAATAATCCTCAACACAGCGGTAATAGTCGGATAACCGGGGATTGCGCGGGCTGTATGGCGCAACGGAGTTTTGCATGACACACCTGCCAGAGATGTGTTATGCGTAAGGTGTGCCATGGAGAAAGAGTGAGTTCCAACCATCGGCAACACCGGTCAAGCCGGTGGTGCCTCAGCCCCGTTAACCGGTAACTTTATGATCCATGCATTGCCCGGTATGGGCGCCGACCATAGAATGTACCCAGCACCTTGGACAAGCATTCCTGGATTTGTAGCGCATGACTGGGTGCGTTATGCCGGGGAGCAGAGTTTGAGCGAGGTTGCTCACTCCATGTGCGACTCATACCATATCAACGATGGAGATGTCTTGATTGGCGCATCCCTCGGGGGAATGGTCGCCTGCGAGATTAGCAAGATCCGGGACATCTCCCGCCTGTATTTGATTGGCAGCGCAGCCCGTAAAGAAGAAATCAGCACGCTGCTTACGGCCCTTCACCCGTTGGCTCAGATTGCCCCGCTTGACTGGCTACGGATTTTGGCAGGTAAGATCCCGATGGAATTGGCACAGATGTTCACCAGCGCCGAGCCCGGATTCGTCCGGGCTATGTGTGTTGCCATTTTCAACTGGGAGGGGCTTGGTCCGAGTACAACCAAGGTCATACGGCTTCACGGAAGTCATGACTTGGTGATCCCGCCTCCGAAGACGGTTGATCTTCTGATTGACGGGGGTCACTTGATCTCAATGTCGCACGCAGCAGAATGTGCGGCGTTTATCATGGGGGATTCTGGCGGCGGTGTGCTGATTTAGAAGCAGAAAACGGTTTATACACTGTATCAAGTAACTGCTATTCAATAATGATCTCTACACTGTGCAATCAGGAGCGTATCACCTTCAACCGCATAGACCAAGCGGTGGCAGCTGTCTATTCTGCGTGACCAGAAACCGGCCAATTGATGTTTGAGCGGTTCCGGCTTGCCGATACCGGCAAACGGTTCTCGCTGGATATCCCGGATAAGTTGATTGATCCGTTTCAGCATCGCCTTGTCGGTAGTCTGCCAGTAGAGATAGTCCTCCCATGCTGCGGTTGAGAATTTTATCATCATTCCGTCAGGTCTCTGGTCTGCCCTCCGCCTGCACGCAGTTCCTCCACAGATTCAAGCAACCGTTTGGCCCCTTGGGGATTACGGAGCAGATAGGCGGTTTCTTCATAAGCGTGGAAATCGTCGAGGGAAAGGATGACAACCGGTTTGCCGCGCTGGCTGGTCACCACCACGGGAACGTGGTCTTCATTTACTGATTTCATGACCTCTGCAAAATGCTGGCGCGTATAGGTATAGGTCAGGGCATTCATTGCTGGTACCTCCTGATGAATATGTACATAACTTAGTACATAGCGACAATAAATACAAGGCGCTGATTCTGTATGATCTGCGAAAATCCGTTCAATCCGTGTTATCCGCGTGCTATTAACAGTCTGTGATTCCTCTCTACCAACAAATACTACTGGCAATCCTGCTGGACCTGCTGCTGGGCGACCCGCGCTGGCTGCCCCATCCGGTGCAGGGGATCGGCTGGCTGGCCCAGCGTTCTGAAGCATCGCTGCGCCGTCTGATTGCCAATCCAAAACTGGCTGGTATTGTTGCCGTTGTCTGGGTGGTGGGCAGTACGACCCTGATCGGTTTTGGGCTGTTAAAGGGAGCTGCTCTGCTGCATCCACTGGCAGGAGATATCATAGCAATCCTGCTGCTCTATACCTGCTTTGCAACCCGCTCCCTGCATGACCATGCCCTGGCTGTTTACCGGCCTTTGCAAGCTGGTGATCTGGCAGAAGCGCGGCAGCGGGTAAGCTGGCTGGTAGGGCGGGACACGGAGCAGCTGGATGAAGGTGAGGTGACCCGAGCAGCGGTGGAGTCGGTGGCGGAAAACAGTGCGCTTCGGCCATCCGTCCGGCACCTTGCGCGTGGGCGCCGAAGCCAAACAGGTCAACGGCGACTGGACGGTCACCAAGGCCATCATGAGCCGTAGTGCCCGCGTGTTGATGGAAGGCTGGGTGCGTGTACCTGGTGATGCGTTCTGAAGCGCAATCGCACGCCACTCCAAACAAAACGCCCCGGCTTGTTTAAGCCGGGGCGTTTTGTTTAACAACAGCAAAGAGTCTATTTCTTCACGCCGCGCCACAACGGATCAGCCACGCCCATATGCTGATTGATACGGCGCGCCAACACAAAAAACACATCCGACAAGCGGTTCAGATATTGCAGCGATGCAGCCGACAGATCGCCGTCAGCACGTTGTACCGCCACCAGCGACCGCTCTGCACGCCGGGCCACTGTACGGCACACTTGCGCCAGCGCAGCCGGACGGCTGCCACCGGGCAAAATGAATTCGCGTAGCGGCGGCAAATACACATGCTGTTGCGCAACATAACACTCAAGATCGCCACAGGCATCAGCACGCAGATAGGTGTTGCCGGGCACAGCCAGTTCGCTGCCCAGATCAAACAGATCCTGCTGCACTGCCAGCAGAAAAGCCCGGTCTTCGGCGTTGAGCGTATCGGCGATCAACACGCCAATGTGGCTATTCAGTTCATCCACATCGCCCAAGGCATTGATCCTGGCCGAAGACTTGTCCAGCCGGGTGCCATTTGCCAAGCCAGTGCTGCCATCATCCCCGGTGCGGGTTACAATTTTTGTCAGTCGGTTACCCATAAAACGCTCCCTGGCGCCGTTCTGTCGCCATTCTAAGTTGTGCCGGCCCCACTCCGTCCTCAGCGGGCAACGCCCGTGGCGGTATGTTTTAGTACAATCATGTTACAGATTTTCCGGAGTACCCGCATGAACAAGGCATTTGTGCGCGAAAGCGACCATGAAGACGATGACGATTTGCCGCCCGAGATGCAAATCCCCAAGGGCAGCCGCAATTATATGACGCCCACCGGCCATCGTCGCCTGCGTGATGAATTGACCCACCTGGTGAAAAAGGAACGCCCGGAGGTAGTCAGCATCGTCTCCTGGGCCGCATCCAACGGCGATCGTTCGGAAAACGGCGACTACATTTATGGCAAACGCCGGTTGCGTGAAATTGACCGCCGCATCCGCTTCCTCACCAAGCGCCTGGAATTCGCTGAGGAATAGGAATTTGCTTTTTCAGGAATAGGAATTTGCTTTTTCGATGCAGACTGTATACCACTGGAAATGGGATTACGTCAATGGATTATCGGGACTTTTGGGGGGAAATCGGGAACTATCCGGGGAGATTCTGGCCTGATGACGGTTCAATCTGCATCATTGTTTGCAATTGCCGCCGCCTGACCAGCAAAAAACCACATTTTCGCCATTTTCAACACACACCATTCCTGCTGCAACGCCCCGTATTATCCGGCTTCACAGGTATTCCGGGATGAAGTACGCCTCTTCATACTCAATAATCTGGCTGTCGGCGTACACCAGCGCTGGTTCAGCTTCCACTATTACCGGCGGCCCCCTGCCACATTGCGGTTGCCGCTTCGGGACATCCCACAACCCCAGATGATCCAGAATCCTGCGGATCACCGGCTCTTCTTCGATAAACGCCAGTATCCGCATGACACCTTTGCAGTTCGGGCAGGTCACCAAGGTTGGATTAACCGAACTGAAGTTAAAGCGGGATATTGGTTTTGAATGGTCGGATAATCTGAATTTGGATGAGATTAAGAAATTTATCGATTATTCCAAAACAGTTCCATGGGCTCATTGAGTATCTAAGCAAGTTTCCATCATCGCGTTATCTGCAAAAAACTCATCATTCCTGAAAATTTCAATCTGGCACCAATCATGTCATTTTAGCCAGTCAATAGCGACGCTTTACCAGGTTCATTCGTCTACCTATTTAAAAAAAGTTGAATGAATGCTCAAAAAGGCTTGACGGGTATCCTCTCGTCTATTATTTTGAGCGAACGATCAAGGTGGGCTGCTCGCAGAAACTTATTTGTGTTTCATCTTTTACCAGATGTAACAACGGCTACAGACGGTTGACTGAATGCTCCGTATGCTCCGTTTAAAACAAAGCATGATTGATTAACGCAGCATTAATTTGATTCCGAAGGAGAATGAAATGGTAGAGCTCAACAAAGAAATTCTTGAAATCGTCAATAAGCCCGGTCGCATTGGCACCCTCGGTACGGCGGATAAGCAAGGGCAGCCCAACGTTGCCTATTTCGGGAGCCCTCAGCTGTCGGAAGAGGGGAAGATCGTCATGGGTTTGGGCAACAACAAGTCTCTGGAAAATTTAGAAGAAAACCCTTTTGCAGTCTTTTTCGTTGCCGATGAAAGTCCGGTTACTTTCACCACACCTGGATATCGACTCTATTTGAAGACTCGTGAGATTCAAAAGGAAGGTCCGATTATCGATGGTGTCAAAAAGGCCATCTCTGAAGTCGCGGGACCTGATGCTGCCAATATGATAGTCGCAGGCGTGGTTTTTGATGTTACCGATATTCGCCCCTTGGTGGCGATGGGATAACGCAACTTTCTAAACGAGGCAGTAAGAGTTGAGTAACGAGCTCGAATCTTATTGCTGGTATTTGATCAAACTTATTGAAAAGGAAAAAACAACATGAATTCGTTCGCACTGATCAACCAACCGCCCCATTTTATTTCAGCCTTAGTTGTTATCGTCAGCTTTATTTTAGCTGCTTTCTCCGGCAACGCGGGTCTTAAAAAATTTGCCCATGGCATCCTCTATCTTGGATACGCTTTGATCCTCATTTCGGGATGCTATTTGTTATTCACTCTGCCGTTCAGCATCTTCGTCCTGATTAAGAGTGTCGGTGGCGTATGTCTTGTCGTTATGGCTGAAATGATCGTTCGGGGTAAAGGCTCAGGACTCATTTGGACACTCTTGCTGCTTACCGCTACGGTCGGATTGGCAATCGCTTATTTCCTGATTTAACCCTGACACAATATTGGAACCTTACTGAGCCACTATTCAATAGTGGCTCCAGTTTTTGAATAGAAAAAACATTTAATGGCAACGAGGTTAGGAAGAAATTGTGACTATTAAACTTGGTATCGTCATGGATCCCATCAGTCAAATCAATGTCAAGAAGGACAGCAGTCTGGCCATGCTGCTTGAAGCCAAATCTCGTGGGTACGAGCTCTATTACATGGAGATGGAGGACCTTTATCTGTTGAATGGCCGTGCCCATGCGACGATGAAGCCTTTGCAGGTTGAGCAGAAAAGCAGCGATTTTTATCGGCTTGGACAAGGGTTGGATGCTCCATTGGCAGATCTGGATGTGATCCTGATGCGTAAAGATCCTCCATTCGATACCGAGTTTATCTACGCTACTTATATGTTGGAGCGTGCTGAAGCTGAAGGGGTGCTGATTGTTAACAACCCCCGCAGCCTGCGCGATGCCAACGAGAAGCTGTTTACCGCCTGGTTTTCCGAACTGACGCCAGAAACTCTGGTCAGCCGGAATCCATTTAAGCTGCGTCAGTTTTATGCAGAACACAATGACATTATTCTCAAACCTCTTGATGGCATGGGCGGTGCTTCCATTTTTCACATAAAACCGGGAGATCGTAATCTAAGTGTCATCATTGAGACCCTGACCCAACATGGCAAACGTTATGCCATGGCGCAGAAATATATTCCGGAAATCAGTGATGGCGACAAACGGATTCTGGTGGTCAACGGCGAACCGATT
Coding sequences:
- a CDS encoding transposase, coding for MQNSVAPYSPRNPRLSDYYRCVEDYFEELERVHEERYQSRFGYLRPEIRLTIFRYLDCGCLHNGFARVKCDDCGHEYLVAFSCKRRHFCPSCHQKRVVEFGEWFLDDLAVTVPHRHIVFSIPKLIRRCFLFDRTLLADLSRTAWETLREYMTGTDNSMPGCACSIQTFGDFLGFNPHCHIIISDGTFDEHGIFHITPYYDFHALEQLFRHKVLKMLLDKGAITQWHIDLLMSWHHSGFNVHICEPIAADDRDALEKLAHYIIRCQFSQERMTYIEQSGTVIYRSKDGHTTKSFSALDWLAMIISHIPRHGEQMVRYYGYYSNAARGKRRKLGMDDNDTPQIVEQEADTPYRKKCRANWARLIQKVYETDPLTCPNCKGVMRILAFIEEEPVIRRILDHLGLWDVPKRQPQCGRGPPVIVEAEPALVYADSQIIEYEEAYFIPEYL
- a CDS encoding Txe/YoeB family addiction module toxin; this encodes MMIKFSTAAWEDYLYWQTTDKAMLKRINQLIRDIQREPFAGIGKPEPLKHQLAGFWSRRIDSCHRLVYAVEGDTLLIAQCRDHY
- a CDS encoding type II toxin-antitoxin system Phd/YefM family antitoxin, with translation MNALTYTYTRQHFAEVMKSVNEDHVPVVVTSQRGKPVVILSLDDFHAYEETAYLLRNPQGAKRLLESVEELRAGGGQTRDLTE
- a CDS encoding cob(I)yrinic acid a,c-diamide adenosyltransferase, which gives rise to MGNRLTKIVTRTGDDGSTGLANGTRLDKSSARINALGDVDELNSHIGVLIADTLNAEDRAFLLAVQQDLFDLGSELAVPGNTYLRADACGDLECYVAQQHVYLPPLREFILPGGSRPAALAQVCRTVARRAERSLVAVQRADGDLSAASLQYLNRLSDVFFVLARRINQHMGVADPLWRGVKK
- a CDS encoding pyridoxamine 5'-phosphate oxidase family protein, with translation MVELNKEILEIVNKPGRIGTLGTADKQGQPNVAYFGSPQLSEEGKIVMGLGNNKSLENLEENPFAVFFVADESPVTFTTPGYRLYLKTREIQKEGPIIDGVKKAISEVAGPDAANMIVAGVVFDVTDIRPLVAMG
- a CDS encoding DUF1516 family protein; amino-acid sequence: MNSFALINQPPHFISALVVIVSFILAAFSGNAGLKKFAHGILYLGYALILISGCYLLFTLPFSIFVLIKSVGGVCLVVMAEMIVRGKGSGLIWTLLLLTATVGLAIAYFLI
- the gshB gene encoding glutathione synthase is translated as MTIKLGIVMDPISQINVKKDSSLAMLLEAKSRGYELYYMEMEDLYLLNGRAHATMKPLQVEQKSSDFYRLGQGLDAPLADLDVILMRKDPPFDTEFIYATYMLERAEAEGVLIVNNPRSLRDANEKLFTAWFSELTPETLVSRNPFKLRQFYAEHNDIILKPLDGMGGASIFHIKPGDRNLSVIIETLTQHGKRYAMAQKYIPEISDGDKRILVVNGEPIPYCLARIPANGETRGNLAAGGRGEARPLSETDWRIAKAVAPVLKEKGLYFVGLDVIGDKLTEINVTSPTCIREIEAAFDVNISGKMMDSIELGLASR